In one Microbacterium invictum genomic region, the following are encoded:
- a CDS encoding sugar-transfer associated ATP-grasp domain-containing protein — MPSTGLGLSSRLRYLAYRARRIDVGSVWERAREAAAQHGKWTPAVVVDMLYSAGLRQVGFQDYIDYDFAILTRRERATFMTHPFSNQLSQRFDHPGYRHLFQDKIAFDRAFSEHLQREWMVVEPGNADEVRAFAERHGTIVTKEPIGQAGTGVHRYHAADITDWTDFHGGLLDRGELLIEEVIVQHADLAAVCPGTVNTTRVTAFFDGERTHILAIAQKFGRGAVSDQMSFGGFYTMLDDDGRAVGPGYDSHGHVHITHPDSGFPIADFQLPMMAEVVAFVDRVARVVPQVQYVGWDIVVTPGGPVLVEGNWGAGVYENKPSVTGIRTGHKARYLAATGLA; from the coding sequence ATGCCCTCGACCGGTCTCGGCCTCTCCTCCCGCCTCCGCTACCTCGCTTACCGCGCACGCCGGATCGACGTGGGATCGGTGTGGGAGCGGGCGAGGGAAGCCGCAGCGCAGCACGGCAAGTGGACGCCGGCGGTCGTGGTCGACATGCTCTACTCCGCGGGCTTGCGTCAGGTCGGCTTCCAGGACTACATCGACTACGACTTCGCGATCCTCACCCGCCGGGAACGGGCGACCTTCATGACCCACCCGTTCTCCAATCAGCTGTCCCAGCGCTTCGACCACCCCGGCTACCGCCACCTGTTCCAGGACAAGATCGCGTTCGACCGCGCCTTCTCCGAGCACCTCCAACGCGAGTGGATGGTCGTCGAACCAGGCAACGCCGACGAGGTCCGCGCCTTCGCCGAGCGACACGGCACCATTGTCACCAAGGAGCCGATCGGACAGGCGGGGACCGGTGTGCATCGCTACCACGCCGCCGACATCACCGATTGGACGGACTTCCACGGGGGCCTCCTCGATCGCGGCGAGCTGCTCATCGAAGAGGTCATCGTGCAGCACGCCGATCTCGCGGCCGTCTGCCCGGGAACGGTCAACACCACGCGGGTGACGGCCTTCTTCGACGGTGAGCGCACCCACATCCTCGCGATCGCGCAGAAGTTCGGCCGCGGCGCCGTCAGCGATCAGATGTCGTTCGGCGGCTTCTACACGATGCTCGACGACGACGGTCGCGCCGTCGGCCCCGGATACGACTCGCACGGCCACGTGCACATCACCCACCCCGATTCCGGCTTCCCCATCGCCGACTTCCAGCTGCCGATGATGGCCGAGGTGGTCGCCTTCGTCGACCGCGTCGCTCGCGTCGTCCCGCAGGTGCAGTACGTCGGATGGGACATCGTGGTGACCCCCGGCGGTCCGGTGCTCGTCGAGGGGAACTGGGGCGCCGGCGTCTACGAGAACAAGCCGAGCGTGACCGGCATCCGCACCGGCCACAAGGCCCGTTATCTGGCCGCGACCGGACTGGCCTGA
- a CDS encoding DNA topoisomerase IV subunit A produces MPASPADTTPTERIEDVDVSVEMQGSFLEYAYSVIYSRALPDARDGLKPVQRRILYQMADMGLRPDRGHVKSARVVGEVMGKLHPHGDAPIYDALVRLAQPFSLRVPLVDGHGNFGSLDDGPAAPRYTEARLAPPALAMTADLDEDVVDFIPNYDGQFQQPEVLPAAFPNLLVNGASGIAVGMATNMAPHNLIEVVAAAVHLLHNPEATLDELMEFVPGPDLPSGGIIVGLDGIRDAYTAGRGSFRTRAKVSVESLGPRRTGLVVTELPYLVGPERVIEKIKDAVTSKKLTGIADVTDLSDRTKGLRLVIGVKTGFDPNAVLEQLYRLTPLEDSFGINNVALVDGQPQTLGLREMLRVYLDHRIRVITRRSEYRLARRRERLHLVEGLLIAILDIDEVIQVIRTSDDGEQARGRLMDVFDLTQVQAEYILELRLRRLTKFSRIELEAERDALKAEIDALVELLGDPALIRAQVARELDDTAEALGTPRRTLLLNGGPVTARSSKSAGPIDLQIADAPCRVFLSATGRMVRAERTPDAPGGGIVTPSRRSKHDALRSAVDTTTRGDVGAVTTTGRLIRFSPVDLPSVPGNSVQLSAGSRADQYLGLTGGEHVVALVPLAADPPIAVGTAQGVVKRVAASELAGKHDVTIISLKDGDRVIGAAPAPDGAELVFIAADAQLLRFDASSVRPQGRAAGGMAGIRLTPGVEAIGFFVVGGSAFDAVVVTVAGSASALPGTDAGSAKVSAFTEYPAKGRGTGGVRAHRFLKGEDSLTLVWVGSEPRAVGVDGAVRQLPAPGARRDASGTPLDGVVGGLGTVVR; encoded by the coding sequence ATGCCCGCATCACCTGCTGACACCACGCCCACCGAACGCATCGAGGACGTCGACGTCTCCGTCGAGATGCAGGGGTCGTTCCTGGAGTACGCCTACTCCGTCATCTACTCCCGCGCCCTCCCCGACGCCCGCGACGGCCTGAAGCCCGTGCAGCGCCGGATCCTCTACCAGATGGCCGACATGGGGCTGCGTCCCGATCGCGGGCACGTCAAGAGCGCCCGGGTCGTCGGCGAGGTGATGGGAAAGCTCCACCCCCACGGCGATGCCCCCATCTACGACGCGCTCGTGCGGCTCGCCCAGCCGTTCTCGCTCCGGGTGCCCCTCGTCGACGGTCACGGGAACTTCGGCTCGCTCGACGACGGTCCGGCAGCCCCGCGATACACCGAGGCGCGCCTCGCTCCCCCGGCGCTGGCGATGACCGCCGACCTCGACGAAGACGTCGTCGACTTCATCCCCAACTACGACGGCCAGTTCCAGCAGCCGGAGGTCCTCCCGGCGGCGTTCCCCAATCTGCTCGTCAACGGCGCGTCGGGCATCGCGGTGGGAATGGCCACCAACATGGCCCCGCACAATCTCATCGAGGTCGTCGCCGCCGCGGTGCACCTGCTGCACAACCCCGAGGCCACCCTCGACGAGCTGATGGAGTTCGTCCCCGGCCCCGACCTGCCCTCGGGCGGCATCATCGTCGGACTCGACGGGATCCGCGATGCCTACACCGCTGGACGCGGATCGTTCCGGACCCGAGCGAAGGTCTCGGTCGAGAGCCTCGGCCCGCGCCGCACCGGTCTCGTCGTGACCGAGCTGCCCTACCTCGTCGGCCCGGAGCGGGTGATCGAGAAGATCAAGGACGCCGTGACGAGCAAGAAGCTCACCGGCATCGCCGACGTCACCGACCTCAGCGACCGGACCAAGGGCCTTCGCCTCGTCATCGGCGTGAAGACCGGCTTCGACCCGAACGCCGTGCTCGAGCAGCTCTACCGCCTCACGCCGCTGGAGGACTCCTTCGGCATCAACAACGTCGCCCTCGTCGACGGGCAGCCCCAGACCCTCGGACTGCGCGAGATGCTTCGGGTCTACCTCGACCACCGCATCCGTGTGATCACGCGGCGGAGCGAGTACCGGCTCGCGCGGCGTCGCGAGCGTCTGCACCTCGTCGAGGGTCTTCTGATCGCCATCCTCGACATCGACGAGGTCATCCAGGTGATCCGCACCTCCGATGACGGCGAGCAGGCGCGCGGCCGCCTCATGGACGTCTTCGACCTCACCCAGGTGCAGGCCGAGTACATCCTCGAACTGCGGTTGCGGCGACTGACGAAGTTCTCACGCATCGAGCTGGAAGCCGAGCGCGACGCCCTGAAGGCCGAGATCGACGCCCTCGTGGAGCTGCTGGGCGACCCCGCGCTCATCCGCGCCCAGGTGGCGAGAGAACTCGACGACACCGCCGAGGCGCTCGGCACCCCGCGCCGGACGCTGCTGCTGAACGGCGGGCCGGTCACCGCCCGGTCCTCGAAGTCGGCCGGGCCGATCGACCTCCAGATCGCCGACGCGCCGTGCCGCGTCTTCCTCTCGGCGACCGGGCGGATGGTGCGCGCCGAGCGGACGCCGGATGCGCCGGGCGGGGGTATCGTCACCCCGTCGCGACGCTCGAAGCATGACGCGCTGCGGTCCGCGGTCGACACGACCACGCGCGGGGACGTCGGGGCGGTCACCACCACCGGACGCCTCATCCGGTTCTCGCCGGTGGACCTGCCTTCGGTTCCGGGCAACTCCGTCCAGCTGTCGGCGGGGAGCCGGGCCGACCAGTACCTCGGCCTCACCGGCGGCGAACACGTCGTCGCCCTCGTGCCGCTCGCCGCCGACCCGCCGATCGCCGTCGGCACCGCGCAGGGCGTCGTCAAGCGGGTGGCCGCCTCGGAGCTCGCCGGCAAGCACGACGTCACGATCATCTCCCTCAAGGACGGCGACCGCGTGATCGGGGCGGCTCCCGCCCCCGACGGCGCCGAGCTGGTCTTCATCGCCGCAGACGCGCAGCTCCTCCGCTTCGACGCGTCGTCGGTCCGGCCCCAGGGGCGTGCGGCCGGCGGGATGGCCGGCATCCGCCTCACGCCCGGCGTCGAGGCGATCGGCTTCTTCGTCGTCGGCGGCTCGGCCTTCGACGCCGTCGTAGTCACCGTCGCCGGGTCGGCGTCGGCCCTGCCCGGGACCGATGCCGGAAGCGCCAAGGTCTCGGCCTTCACCGAGTACCCCGCCAAGGGGCGCGGCACGGGTGGCGTGCGGGCGCACCGCTTCCTCAAAGGCGAAGACAGTCTCACGCTGGTGTGGGTCGGGTCCGAACCGCGCGCCGTCGGGGTCGACGGGGCCGTCCGTCAGCTGCCGGCACCGGGAGCGCGACGCGACGCGTCGGGAACCCCGCTCGACGGGGTCGTCGGAGGGCTCGGGACGGTCGTACGCTGA
- a CDS encoding alkaline phosphatase family protein, giving the protein MSVSLPSDPPAARRLTGVVPELIAALSGTSDWFAPARSAIVCVVDGLGAHNLRARAGHARYLTAAMSKRDVARTVFPSTTAAALSSLLTGTEPGVHGIVGYRALVPDTGEVLNQLRGWDTHGLPVSWQRSTPLFAREADSGRPTFFVSKPEYTGTGFTEATLRGATAVPAEDFPDRVDIAVDLVARHPGALVYLYTPELDGIGHRRGWESDEWTVGLEEVDAALAHLGGSLPKDAGAIVTADHGMIDVPRHRHRLLVEGSPLLEGVSQIGGEPRMLHLYVDPGMVDDAAEAWRAAESGHAWILTRDEAVDAGLFGDVDTAVRPRIGDVLVAARGSSAYYDDRDAERTGQQMIGQHGSLTEAERIVPLIRLGAFA; this is encoded by the coding sequence GTGAGCGTCAGCCTACCGTCGGACCCGCCGGCAGCCCGGCGCCTCACCGGCGTCGTGCCGGAGTTGATCGCCGCCCTGAGCGGGACCTCCGACTGGTTCGCGCCCGCGCGCAGCGCCATCGTGTGCGTGGTCGACGGACTGGGGGCGCACAACCTACGGGCCCGCGCGGGGCACGCCCGGTACCTGACCGCGGCGATGTCGAAGCGGGATGTCGCGCGCACCGTGTTCCCCTCCACCACCGCGGCCGCACTGTCGAGCCTGCTGACCGGGACGGAGCCGGGCGTGCACGGGATCGTCGGATACCGCGCTCTGGTCCCCGACACCGGCGAGGTGCTCAACCAGCTGCGCGGCTGGGACACCCACGGTCTGCCGGTGAGCTGGCAGCGCTCCACCCCCCTGTTCGCGCGGGAGGCCGACAGCGGTCGGCCGACGTTCTTCGTCTCCAAGCCCGAGTACACCGGAACGGGGTTCACCGAGGCGACCCTTCGCGGCGCGACGGCGGTGCCCGCGGAGGACTTCCCGGACCGCGTCGACATCGCCGTCGACCTCGTGGCTCGGCATCCGGGGGCTCTGGTCTACCTCTACACACCCGAGCTCGACGGCATCGGCCACCGCCGCGGCTGGGAGTCCGACGAGTGGACGGTCGGCCTCGAAGAGGTCGACGCCGCGCTCGCCCACCTCGGCGGATCGCTGCCGAAGGATGCGGGGGCGATCGTCACCGCCGACCACGGCATGATCGATGTCCCGCGGCACCGACATCGCCTGCTCGTCGAGGGCAGTCCGCTTCTCGAGGGTGTGTCCCAGATCGGCGGAGAGCCGCGGATGCTGCACCTGTACGTCGATCCGGGGATGGTCGACGATGCGGCTGAGGCGTGGCGCGCGGCCGAATCCGGGCACGCCTGGATCCTCACGAGAGACGAGGCGGTCGACGCGGGCCTGTTCGGCGACGTCGACACCGCGGTCCGCCCGCGAATCGGTGACGTCCTCGTCGCGGCGCGCGGGTCGTCGGCCTACTACGACGACCGCGACGCCGAACGCACGGGCCAGCAGATGATCGGACAGCACGGCTCCCTCACCGAGGCGGAGCGGATCGTCCCGCTCATCCGCCTCGGCGCGTTCGCCTGA
- the dut gene encoding dUTP diphosphatase, whose product MTETVDVLIIAPDVPAYSHPGDAGADLVSAEALRLEPGQRALVGTGVRIALPDGYAAFVVPRSGLAAKHGITIVNAPGTVDAGYRGEIKVALLNTDRENAFDIAPGDRIAQLIVMPVTRAAFVPVDELPDSVRGAGGFGSTGYQKDGATA is encoded by the coding sequence GTGACTGAAACCGTGGACGTCCTCATTATCGCCCCCGACGTTCCGGCCTACTCCCACCCCGGTGATGCGGGGGCGGATCTGGTGTCCGCGGAGGCGCTCCGGCTGGAGCCCGGGCAGCGCGCCCTCGTGGGCACCGGCGTGCGGATCGCCCTTCCCGACGGGTACGCCGCCTTCGTCGTCCCCCGCAGCGGTCTGGCAGCCAAGCACGGCATCACCATCGTCAACGCACCGGGCACCGTCGACGCGGGGTACCGCGGAGAGATCAAGGTCGCCCTGCTGAACACCGATCGCGAGAACGCGTTCGACATCGCTCCGGGCGACCGCATCGCCCAGCTCATCGTCATGCCCGTGACCCGGGCCGCATTCGTTCCGGTCGACGAGCTTCCCGACAGCGTCCGCGGCGCCGGGGGATTCGGCTCGACCGGCTATCAGAAGGACGGAGCGACGGCATGA
- a CDS encoding DUF4193 domain-containing protein translates to MATDYDAPRKTEDDSESIEALKERVPDKMSGSVDVEDADNPSGFELPGADLSDLELDVVVLPPQEDEFTCMNCFLVKHRSQLDHEGGDGPICRECAA, encoded by the coding sequence ATGGCAACCGACTACGACGCCCCCCGCAAGACCGAAGACGACAGCGAGTCGATCGAGGCGCTCAAGGAGCGCGTCCCCGACAAGATGTCGGGTTCGGTGGACGTCGAGGACGCCGACAACCCCTCGGGCTTCGAACTGCCCGGCGCCGACCTGTCCGATCTCGAGCTGGACGTCGTCGTGCTGCCGCCTCAGGAGGACGAGTTCACCTGCATGAACTGCTTCCTCGTCAAGCACCGCTCGCAGCTGGACCACGAGGGCGGCGACGGACCGATCTGCCGGGAGTGCGCGGCGTAA
- a CDS encoding alanine racemase C-terminal domain-containing protein, with protein MSVDPLRPTAHDVSEYSGAHDHRPVALIRRSALAANLETAHDAGLVTVDPEVLEADGWGHGEAEVRRAVSEAGLGWATSDVDAVDGAHLFGLPGSRGVPAMAFRGRVVSTKRVLAGEGVSYGYTFRAAADTTVALVSGGYAQGVVRALGNRVAVRIAGRNAPVIGRVAMDVCVVDLGSTGRAEPGDRAHFFGDPESDEPSLDTWTAATGLTAGEIVAIVGARARRVASG; from the coding sequence ATGTCGGTGGATCCTCTGCGTCCGACGGCGCACGACGTCTCGGAGTACAGCGGGGCCCACGACCACCGGCCGGTCGCCCTCATCCGTCGGTCCGCTCTCGCGGCGAACCTCGAGACCGCTCACGATGCCGGGCTCGTCACCGTGGACCCCGAGGTGCTCGAGGCAGACGGGTGGGGGCACGGCGAGGCGGAGGTCCGCCGAGCGGTCTCGGAGGCGGGCCTCGGGTGGGCGACGTCTGATGTCGACGCGGTCGACGGTGCGCACCTATTCGGCCTGCCCGGATCCCGAGGGGTGCCGGCCATGGCGTTCCGGGGCCGGGTGGTCAGTACCAAGCGGGTGCTGGCGGGAGAGGGCGTCTCGTACGGCTACACCTTCCGCGCCGCAGCGGACACGACGGTCGCCCTCGTCTCCGGCGGGTATGCGCAGGGAGTGGTCCGCGCTCTCGGCAACCGCGTGGCCGTCCGGATCGCGGGCCGGAACGCACCCGTCATCGGACGGGTGGCCATGGATGTGTGCGTCGTCGATCTCGGGTCGACGGGCCGCGCCGAACCGGGTGACCGGGCCCACTTTTTCGGAGATCCCGAAAGCGACGAGCCGTCGCTGGACACGTGGACGGCGGCGACCGGGCTCACCGCCGGCGAGATCGTCGCCATCGTCGGCGCCCGGGCTCGTCGGGTGGCATCGGGATGA
- a CDS encoding alanine racemase translates to MSGSALEVDLDRLADNLRRVHEAVSPAEVMLVVKNDAYGHGLDAVVARARREGVGWFGAFDVITGARVRDLVGPEPRVFIWTAENEAQASLAVDLDIDIGVGDLRLFTALTGIRGGRTARVHLKIDTGLRRNGVRPEDWSDLVARAVAAEDAGVLSVEGIWSHIAEASDDEDDRARARFERALAIAADAGLRPRWRHLSASAASFARPEFRYDLVRVGAFAYGIRPAGGPEEAALGVRPVARWTAPVTEVGADTVRIGVGSRDGLFSTLVGCTVGTPAGPRRVTAITGSRVEVTRWDGAAVGDRVTVFGAAEDGATATSLAESIGTIGEEIAVRVSPLVPRRYRGMR, encoded by the coding sequence ATGAGCGGGTCGGCGCTCGAGGTGGATCTCGATCGGCTCGCCGACAACCTTCGCCGGGTGCACGAGGCGGTGTCGCCGGCCGAGGTCATGCTCGTGGTGAAGAACGACGCCTACGGACACGGGCTCGATGCGGTGGTGGCCAGAGCACGCCGGGAGGGCGTCGGCTGGTTCGGCGCCTTCGACGTCATCACCGGGGCTCGCGTGCGCGACCTCGTCGGCCCGGAGCCCCGGGTGTTCATCTGGACCGCGGAGAACGAGGCCCAGGCGTCGCTGGCGGTCGACCTGGACATCGATATCGGGGTGGGCGATCTCCGGCTCTTCACCGCTCTCACGGGCATCCGGGGCGGCCGAACGGCACGCGTGCACCTGAAGATCGACACGGGACTGCGCCGCAACGGGGTCCGCCCCGAGGACTGGTCCGACCTGGTCGCACGGGCCGTCGCCGCCGAGGACGCGGGCGTCCTCAGCGTCGAGGGGATCTGGAGCCACATCGCCGAGGCGTCCGATGACGAGGACGATCGTGCGCGAGCGCGCTTCGAACGGGCGCTCGCGATCGCCGCGGACGCCGGCCTGCGGCCGCGTTGGCGGCACCTGTCGGCCAGCGCCGCGTCGTTCGCCCGGCCCGAGTTCCGCTACGACCTCGTCCGGGTCGGTGCCTTCGCCTACGGCATCCGTCCGGCCGGCGGTCCGGAGGAGGCCGCCCTGGGCGTTCGGCCGGTGGCGCGCTGGACGGCACCCGTCACCGAGGTGGGAGCGGACACGGTCCGCATCGGCGTGGGGTCCCGCGACGGTCTGTTCAGCACGCTGGTGGGATGCACGGTCGGGACGCCCGCCGGTCCTCGACGGGTGACGGCGATCACGGGATCGCGTGTCGAGGTCACCCGGTGGGACGGTGCGGCGGTGGGGGACCGAGTGACCGTGTTCGGCGCAGCCGAAGACGGAGCGACCGCGACCTCGCTCGCCGAATCGATCGGAACGATCGGCGAGGAGATCGCGGTCAGGGTCTCTCCGCTGGTGCCCCGTCGTTATCGGGGGATGCGGTGA
- the sepH gene encoding septation protein SepH: protein MEQLKVIGTEDDRLVLATESGDRFSLPVDEVLRNELRRTRRDRDQEGQAARPSPREIQSHIRAGLSAAEVATLLGCRIEDVARFEGPVLAEREHVVGQALAVPVLLGGQLEHDAHPTFGSAVRGKLQEAGAVGERWTSWKEPSGWIVKLEFTANSVDHDARWSFDPRRSTLSPLNADAIQLSRQGSLPEGLIPRLRALDATPAKDDSRFDSGAFGPRRPPEADLEHPEIPAPVAPAVQEAAIKRATEPAVTSAETADLLEALRRRRGQREPLPGADEVRERTASPQPVALFDALEPGYGASEPSDDETPGDRGTSATHVAEAASRRKGRTSMPSWDEIVFGARGDD from the coding sequence ATGGAACAGCTCAAGGTGATCGGAACCGAGGACGACAGACTCGTCCTCGCGACCGAATCGGGCGACCGGTTCTCGCTGCCCGTCGATGAGGTGCTGCGCAACGAGCTGCGCCGCACCCGACGCGACCGCGACCAGGAAGGCCAGGCCGCGCGCCCGAGTCCTCGCGAGATCCAATCGCACATCCGCGCCGGGCTCTCGGCCGCCGAGGTGGCGACGCTCCTGGGATGCCGCATCGAGGACGTCGCACGCTTCGAGGGGCCCGTCCTGGCCGAGCGCGAGCACGTCGTCGGTCAGGCTCTCGCGGTGCCGGTGCTGCTCGGCGGCCAGCTCGAGCACGACGCGCACCCCACCTTCGGCTCGGCCGTGCGCGGAAAGCTGCAGGAGGCCGGCGCGGTCGGTGAGCGCTGGACGAGCTGGAAGGAACCCTCGGGCTGGATCGTCAAGCTCGAGTTCACCGCCAACAGCGTCGATCACGACGCCCGGTGGAGTTTCGACCCCCGCCGCAGCACCCTGTCCCCGCTCAATGCCGACGCGATCCAGCTGTCGCGTCAGGGCTCCCTTCCCGAGGGTCTGATCCCGCGCCTGCGCGCGCTGGATGCCACCCCCGCGAAGGACGACTCGCGCTTCGACAGCGGCGCCTTCGGGCCGCGCCGCCCGCCGGAGGCCGACCTCGAGCATCCCGAGATCCCGGCTCCGGTCGCCCCGGCCGTCCAGGAGGCCGCGATCAAGCGAGCGACCGAGCCGGCGGTGACGTCGGCAGAGACCGCCGACCTGCTCGAGGCCCTGCGCCGTCGCCGCGGACAGCGCGAGCCCCTGCCCGGCGCAGACGAGGTGCGCGAGCGCACCGCGTCGCCGCAGCCCGTCGCCCTCTTCGACGCGCTCGAGCCCGGGTACGGCGCATCCGAGCCCTCCGACGACGAGACGCCCGGCGACCGAGGCACGTCCGCCACCCACGTCGCCGAAGCGGCGAGCCGACGCAAGGGCCGCACCTCGATGCCCTCCTGGGACGAGATCGTCTTCGGCGCGCGCGGGGACGACTGA
- a CDS encoding DNA topoisomerase IV subunit B: MTAAEYSAHHLQVLEGLEAVRKRPGMYIGSTDARGLMHCLWEIIDNAVDEALGGHGDRIDVVLHDDGSVEVRDRARGIPVDVEPRTGLTGVEVVFTKLHAGGKFGGGSYAASGGLHGVGASVVNALSERLDVEVDRGGKTYAMSFHRGEPGVFAGPGPDAPFTPFEDSSELRVVGRAARGATGTRIRYWADRQIFTRDAAFSLEELEQRVRQTAFLVPGLQIVVRDERAGEPVETAYRFEGGISEFVEFLAPDAGVTDVWRLTGEGVFTETVPVLQPTGAMIPTEVERTCEVDIALRWGTGYDTVARSFVNIIATPKGGTHQQGFEQGLMKVLRAQVEQNARRLKVGNDKLEKDDILAGLTTVMTVRLPEPQFEGQTKEVLGTPAVRQIVTQVVTRELAAKFSSSKRDDKAQTSLLLDKVVSEMKARISARTHKETQRRKNALESSSLPAKLADCRTNDVAESELFIVEGDSALGTAKLARNSEYQALLPIRGKILNVQKASISDMLSNAECASIIQVIGAGSGRSFDLDAARYGKVILMSDADVDGAHIRTLLLTLFFRYMRPLVEAGRVFAAVPPLHRVIVMNPGTKPNETIYTFSEQELHALLTKLTKAGKRWQEPVQRYKGLGEMDADQLATTTMDRGGRTLRRVRVQDAEVASSIFELLMGTDVAPRREFIVDSSDRLSRERIDA, encoded by the coding sequence GTGACCGCCGCTGAGTACTCCGCCCACCACCTCCAGGTGCTCGAGGGACTCGAGGCCGTCCGCAAGCGTCCGGGCATGTACATCGGGTCGACCGATGCCCGCGGTCTCATGCACTGCCTGTGGGAGATCATCGACAACGCCGTCGACGAAGCACTGGGCGGTCACGGCGACCGCATCGATGTCGTCCTCCACGATGACGGCAGCGTCGAGGTGCGCGACCGCGCCCGCGGCATTCCCGTGGACGTCGAGCCTCGCACCGGCCTCACGGGGGTAGAGGTCGTCTTCACGAAGCTGCATGCGGGCGGCAAGTTCGGCGGCGGATCCTACGCGGCATCCGGGGGTCTGCACGGCGTGGGGGCGTCGGTGGTCAACGCCCTGTCCGAACGCCTCGACGTCGAGGTCGACCGCGGCGGCAAGACCTACGCCATGTCGTTCCATCGCGGCGAGCCCGGTGTGTTCGCCGGTCCCGGCCCGGACGCGCCGTTCACCCCCTTCGAAGACAGCAGCGAGCTGCGCGTGGTCGGGAGGGCGGCGCGCGGCGCGACGGGCACGCGTATCCGGTACTGGGCCGACCGCCAGATCTTCACCAGGGACGCGGCGTTCTCGTTGGAGGAGCTCGAGCAGCGGGTGCGCCAGACGGCCTTCCTCGTGCCCGGCCTGCAGATCGTCGTGCGCGACGAGCGCGCCGGTGAGCCGGTCGAGACGGCCTATCGCTTCGAAGGCGGCATCTCCGAGTTCGTGGAGTTCCTGGCCCCTGACGCCGGTGTCACCGATGTATGGCGCCTGACGGGCGAGGGCGTCTTCACCGAGACCGTGCCCGTGCTGCAGCCCACGGGCGCGATGATCCCCACCGAGGTGGAGCGCACCTGCGAGGTCGACATCGCCCTGCGGTGGGGAACGGGCTACGACACCGTCGCACGCTCCTTCGTCAACATCATCGCCACCCCGAAGGGCGGCACGCACCAGCAGGGCTTCGAGCAGGGGCTCATGAAGGTGCTGCGTGCACAGGTGGAGCAGAACGCACGACGGCTCAAGGTCGGCAACGACAAGCTCGAGAAGGATGACATCCTCGCCGGCCTCACCACGGTGATGACGGTCCGGCTGCCCGAGCCCCAGTTCGAGGGTCAGACCAAGGAGGTGCTGGGCACCCCGGCGGTCCGGCAGATCGTGACGCAGGTCGTCACCCGGGAGCTCGCGGCGAAATTCTCCTCATCGAAGCGCGACGACAAGGCGCAGACCTCGCTGCTGCTGGACAAGGTCGTCTCCGAGATGAAGGCGCGCATCTCGGCGCGGACGCACAAAGAGACGCAGCGCCGGAAGAACGCGCTCGAATCATCCTCCCTGCCTGCCAAGCTGGCCGACTGCCGGACGAACGACGTCGCGGAGTCGGAGCTGTTCATCGTCGAGGGCGACTCGGCGCTGGGCACGGCCAAGCTGGCGCGCAACAGCGAGTACCAGGCGCTGCTCCCCATCCGCGGCAAGATCCTGAACGTGCAGAAGGCGTCCATCAGCGACATGCTCTCCAACGCCGAGTGCGCCTCGATCATCCAGGTCATCGGGGCGGGCTCGGGGCGTTCGTTCGACCTCGACGCGGCCCGCTACGGCAAGGTCATCCTGATGAGCGATGCGGACGTCGACGGCGCGCACATCCGCACCCTCCTGCTGACGCTGTTCTTCCGCTACATGCGGCCTCTCGTCGAGGCCGGCCGGGTTTTCGCGGCGGTGCCGCCCCTGCACCGGGTGATCGTGATGAACCCGGGCACGAAGCCGAACGAGACCATCTACACCTTCAGCGAGCAGGAGCTGCACGCCCTCCTCACCAAGCTCACCAAGGCGGGCAAGCGCTGGCAGGAGCCGGTGCAGCGCTACAAGGGACTCGGCGAGATGGATGCCGATCAGCTCGCGACCACGACGATGGACCGCGGTGGACGCACCCTCCGCCGTGTGCGCGTCCAGGACGCCGAGGTGGCATCGAGCATCTTCGAGCTGCTGATGGGCACCGATGTCGCGCCCCGTCGCGAGTTCATCGTGGACTCCAGCGACCGACTGTCGCGCGAGCGCATCGACGCCTGA
- a CDS encoding DUF3093 domain-containing protein, translated as MSEPRRSGEQAVLYRERLGPSLWLLVAAAVCGPMAALVFTPVDSTVALVVGAVVAALIVVLLVSASPVVEVGADGMLRAGRARIEVRHLGEAEGFTGEDARRKRGVELHPRAWHLIRGGIDPVVVLPLRDPDDPVPEWVISTRTPDRLIAAIERARRGDAQPVTPRTPGRSVRRRPRGPAASGA; from the coding sequence ATGTCCGAGCCACGCCGCAGCGGCGAGCAGGCCGTGCTCTACCGCGAACGGCTCGGTCCGAGTCTGTGGCTGCTCGTGGCCGCCGCGGTATGCGGGCCGATGGCGGCACTGGTGTTCACCCCGGTCGATTCCACCGTCGCCCTCGTCGTGGGGGCGGTCGTCGCGGCGCTCATCGTGGTCCTCCTCGTGTCGGCCTCACCGGTGGTCGAGGTCGGTGCCGACGGGATGCTGCGGGCCGGGCGTGCGCGCATCGAGGTGCGGCATCTCGGCGAGGCCGAGGGCTTCACCGGCGAGGACGCACGCCGCAAGCGCGGTGTCGAATTGCACCCCCGGGCATGGCACCTGATCCGCGGGGGAATCGACCCGGTGGTGGTCCTCCCCCTGCGGGATCCCGACGACCCCGTGCCGGAGTGGGTCATCTCGACCCGCACGCCCGACCGGCTGATCGCCGCGATCGAGCGGGCGCGCCGCGGTGATGCGCAGCCTGTTACGCCGCGCACTCCCGGCAGATCGGTCCGTCGCCGCCCTCGTGGTCCAGCTGCGAGCGGTGCTTGA